CCAGTTCGGAACGGTTGAAACGGCCCAACACTGGGTAGCAACTCCAAGAATACACCGCTGATGTGTCGGCCTGAGGTGTAGGGTAGGAGGCACAGTCGGATGTCGCAAGGCCTGCGCTGGCAACGGCCGCAGGTGGAACAGAATTGGGGCTACTCTCCGGACCAGGACCCACTACCTCAGGCTGGATTCGAGTGCTCCTGCATGATCTCACTCTGCACTTGGACTACCTCCGTGCTGTTCCTGCATTCCGAATAGGCGTCCAGCCACTCACGGTTCACTGCTATGAAGGCGAACCCCCATTTGAACATGGACATGAGCTTGACCGCCTCAGTCTGTAGTCCTGCAATGTAGAGAGCGGCTGCAACAGCCTCGGCTGTTGACAGTCGGATGGGCTTGTAAGTGTTGACAGGGTTGGCCGCGAGAAGATATGGGAGAGCTCTCTGCACACCCAGTCTCACGGAGAGGAATATGTCTTCTGCTTGGTTCCAGGAACAGTCGAGTGCGACAAGACCATGCGTGAGGAGGGTCTCTCGGTCTCCGGGTGAAAAAGCCACTTCTGCATGCGG
This window of the Candidatus Thorarchaeota archaeon genome carries:
- a CDS encoding DUF367 family protein, with the protein product MDSKATPRIVIFHANQCDPRKCTGLRLTRLGGASIVRSVERIPRKAVVLHPHAEVAFSPGDRETLLTHGLVALDCSWNQAEDIFLSVRLGVQRALPYLLAANPVNTYKPIRLSTAEAVAAALYIAGLQTEAVKLMSMFKWGFAFIAVNREWLDAYSECRNSTEVVQVQSEIMQEHSNPA